In Candidatus Stygibacter australis, one genomic interval encodes:
- the dusB gene encoding tRNA dihydrouridine synthase DusB: MKILDTKGLLWLAPLAGLTDSPFRTICKKWGADIVVSEMVSADGLKYSYNQTIPYARFTEIQRPAGIQIFGSNPVVMQEGAELIARISPDFIDINMGCPVKKVIKRGAGSALMRNPELAANIVKSVKQVCDSYNLPLTVKIRSGWDVQSRNAVDFALILQDAGADLIIIHPRTRSQQYAGKSDWDIITQIKETLDIPVIGNGDIMTPEDALTMVKKTKCDGIMIGRASIGKPWIFKQIKLLRETGKLWTPTPDEIIATIREHYELVIAEKGERIALMEMRTHLSAYTKGYRDSAKVRAYINQSLDIESLLKMIEDLIMTVQYK, from the coding sequence ATGAAAATTCTTGATACTAAAGGACTGCTCTGGCTGGCGCCCTTAGCAGGTCTAACGGATTCTCCCTTCCGCACGATATGTAAAAAGTGGGGAGCAGATATCGTGGTCAGTGAAATGGTCAGTGCTGATGGTCTTAAATATTCTTATAATCAAACAATTCCCTATGCCAGATTCACAGAAATTCAGCGACCTGCCGGTATCCAGATATTTGGCTCAAATCCTGTTGTTATGCAGGAAGGAGCAGAATTGATAGCTCGAATATCACCCGATTTTATCGATATAAATATGGGTTGCCCTGTTAAGAAAGTAATAAAACGTGGAGCTGGAAGTGCACTAATGCGCAATCCTGAACTGGCTGCCAATATCGTAAAATCAGTTAAACAGGTTTGTGACAGCTATAATCTACCATTAACAGTTAAAATCCGTTCTGGTTGGGATGTGCAGTCTCGCAATGCAGTCGATTTTGCTTTAATATTGCAGGATGCTGGAGCTGACCTGATCATTATTCATCCTCGCACACGAAGCCAGCAATATGCCGGCAAAAGTGACTGGGATATAATCACTCAAATAAAAGAAACCCTGGATATTCCCGTAATCGGTAATGGTGATATTATGACCCCAGAAGATGCTTTGACAATGGTTAAGAAAACTAAATGTGATGGAATAATGATCGGCAGGGCAAGTATCGGCAAGCCCTGGATATTCAAGCAGATCAAGTTATTGCGTGAAACTGGAAAGCTCTGGACACCCACACCAGATGAGATCATCGCCACTATCAGAGAACATTATGAACTTGTTATTGCAGAAAAAGGTGAAAGGATTGCTCTCATGGAGATGCGCACGCACCTTTCTGCTTACACAAAAGGCTATCGGGATTCTGCCAAAGTACGGGCATATATTAATCAATCCCTGGATATAGAATCACTGCTTAAAATGATCGAAGATCTTATTATGACGGTTCAATATAAGTAA